Genomic window (Oscarella lobularis chromosome 15, ooOscLobu1.1, whole genome shotgun sequence):
GATTGTTGATataaaattttgtttttcgtttttgaattGAGCGCTTACGGAGCCGATCGAACTCTTCAAGCCTTGGAAGACATTCGATGCTGAAGATACGCTCTAAATCGTTTCGTATTTCAGACCAGGATtgacgaaagacgtcgctcttttcttcagcttcgcctttttcgcttttggcttctccttttcgctgTCCACCCTATCGGATGGCATCGCATGCTTTTCTACTACTGGAATGGCCATGGTCCGCTTTCGAAAAGCTTCTCGATCTCGAATTAGTTGACGATCCATAGGGAATGTTTTCTCTTATACGGGCGTTTGTATTGTTTGAGAACGTTTGACCGTTTGACCGTTTCTCCTTTCGGAGACGAGAGAAAGCTAGTAAGAATCCTCTCTTTTAACCAAAATGAAAttgctttgatttctttttgataTGCATTTCGGCCGCGATCGCAAAAattccttctttctctcgcagCAAAGAAACTTCATTCAGCGACGAAATGTTCAAAGCCACGTCACCTCAGCCTCGATCTGTTCACGAAAGTGCGTTGATTGGTAATGAATtgcatctcttcggtggAAAAAAGGGAAAATATCCTTTCCTTTATTTCCCGCGCAACGAAATTTGGACGTGTAATGTccaacaaaagaagaaatggatcCGTCGTGTTGCCCGAGGAAAGAatattcctcctccttgcgAAGGAGCACGATGCGTGGTCATCAATGGAATCATGTATTCGTACGGGGGATTGAAGGAAGACGGGGGTCTTCTGGAAGAGGTGTTTGGTTTggatccgaagaaaatgaaatggatCCAAGTAGCCACGCCCATCCATGGAAAGaaaccatggcaacgctACTCCTGCTGTTTGTGGGCCATTGGAGGAAGAATAATCATGTTTGGGGGATTGAGTGGAGACATTCCTCAAGATCGTCTCCAATCAGGAGCACAATGCGATGGGAGAGCGAATAATGAGATTTATGAAtttgtatttgaggagggaagagaaaaaggtgaATTTCTTGAATTGAAATCTGGAAATAACTCAAATGTTGATGATTAGGATATTGGTTGGATGTTGAATTAAGTGGAGAAAGACCACAACCACGTGAGAGTGCTGCCACGGAAACAATTGATCAACATCGAGGATTACTCCATGGAGGGTGGAATGGCAGGAAATTATTAGATGATGCatttgtgattgatttgagagaaaaggtaaataCCAATTATGTTTGgcaataattaatgaattgtAATAGAAATGGATTTGCATCGATTTCCTTCCAAAACCTTCCGCTCGACATTATCACAGAATTTGTCGATTATCAAAAGAAGgattcaaagaaagaaattgttttcttctcattggcggAGGCAACAGAAGAGATTTTTCAGACCACGCCTACATTCTTGACTttgacaaaagaaaatcttacGAGGTACAAAATCAGAgctattgatatcaaatTATTTGTCAATTTTATTAGTTTCACTTAAACCCGGAAATAGCACCTATTGATTTTCACACTCTCCATTGCGTAGAGAATCAGGATGGATCTGCTCGAATCATTGTCACAGGGGGAAAAGACCAAGAAAGAgaattgaaagaaattctGAATGAATTTACTCTCAGTATTGAAGAATGATGTTAAAATcatatttaatttctttttctagatcCGTCAAACGAGTCGTACATGCAGATTGAAACTCAGATACTTCCTTCAGCTCAATTGATATCAACAGGACCAGAAAATGAATCACGGAACACTCGGGAACTTGAAAGAGAATTGGAAGCAATGAGGTGAGGGTTTCTGTATTTTTGTTTCTAAAGATGATAATTATCTTTAGAATGGAAGTGGCAAAACTTCGTGATGAAAGGTTTAATAGATCAATAACAATtgcgtcacgtgacatctgCAAATATTTAGGTCCCAATCTCATCAAGTCATagaagaacaaagaagacaaTTTGAGGAAGAGAGAATGCAAAAGCAAGTTGAATAATTCAatgtaattaattttgcgtgagaattctttttgcagaACAAGATTGGAAAAAGAGAGATCTCGTCTTGTAGAACAAAGGCAAAATGAGTCAATGATAAtattgtcacgtgactatatCACTTGTAGAACCCTTTTGGAAGTATTGAACCAATctttggaagaagagaaaatacgTCTTATAGAGCAAAGGCATGGAATttaaagaaaacaaataaattaaGAATATGTCTGTTTTTAGAAGTGGGTTAGAGACCCGTTGCAATTCTCTAAGGTATTGCAAGAAATATTGATTaacatcacgtgacgacatTTTCTTCAATACCAAAAATCACGAATTGGAAAGTGAAAAGACAGACGCGACTCACGCTTTGGAGGCTCAGAGGTTTTGCCATATTATCTTCTATCATGTGATGATAGAAAGTATTCTATTTGCAGAACTAAATTGGAAATTCAATGCAGAGATCTTCAGAAAGAGATTGTTCACCTAAAAGAAGACCTTCAAACCACAAAGTGAATTTCTATCAGGGAATAAACATATCTGATTACACGTTTTTAGAATTGAATTAAAAGCAGTCCGGGAATCTCGCCGTCAACCCATTGATTCTCTTGCAACCAACCCTCAACGCAATTCCATTGACCAGGGACTCCATGCAGCGCGTAAATATATTTTAATCTAATCATGATTTCAATAAATGAATTTTAAAAGGTTCTAATGCTTCAAGCGATAGAGAAGTTGATCGAAAAGTGACGGACGAAGAGCTTCAGAAATTGGCACCAAAACTCATTGACCAGTGGAAAGAggtttctcgtcgtttgacaggagagaaagaaagcgaagcaGCATTAGAAATGAAACACAGGAGCAATCCAAAAGAACTTGTCTACTCCATGCTAAACAGCTGGCACATTCTCAATGGTTCAGATGCAACTGTAAAGAGCATCTGTAAAGCTCTTCTAAAACGACCCGTCATTCATCGGCTTGCTGCAGAGGAAGTCTTTGGAGTAAGTGCTGTTAAAAAAGTTTTACGTGATTTGggttattgattaattattttattctgttcttttccaattttttattgttctACGCGATGCGCTGTACTTGTAACGAGGGTAGTCGAATTCATTCTGCCTTGTCTTTTATCATTTTAGTACGTTTAGCGAAAATAAGAGTATCCGGGACGTCGATTACCCGTATAgctcttttcgttttggaCGCGTATCTGCTCGTATCAAGGACATCGTACTTGATACGCTCTTTTTCGCTCATCCGAAGTTGCTCTGAGACCtttcctcgtcgttctcATGGGTTTTCGACACGAGAAACGGCTCGAATCGGATATAAGACTGGATTGAAAGCTTCCTACTGTACGAatcgctgcgacgacgatactATGATGCCTCGCGAATGCTCTCCATCGCGTCGCCGGGTTATAGTGAAGGACATGTACTACCTGCTAAAGTGCGCTGCCCACATGATTATTAGTACATACAGATGAAACGAACGTGTACTAGGGTACTACCCTTTTGCGTCCAAATTCCCGGATATCGTCAAGTAAtaatataattaaataataaaggCAGTGTTAtgtttcaaattgacgtcaatacCGACAAAGGAGGTTTGACGTTGAATGAGAATTTTCTCGTGGATTTTGGCATGATGCCAGATGGACCGGCTTTGGCCCACGAGGTTCGCTATCCCGGAGGTGACTGCTCGTCGGACATTTGGGTTTGACACGTGACTAACATAGAGACATTAAAAGTCGAGTGATTGTTGATataaaattttgtttttcgtttcgcggACCCGATCGAACTCTTGAAGCCTTGGAAGACATTCGATGTTGAAGATACGCTCTAAATCGTTTCTTATTTCAGACCAGGATtgacgaaagacgtcgctcttttcttcagcttcgcctttttcgcttttggCTTCTCCTTTTTGCTGTCCACCCTATCGCATGGCATCGCATGCTTTTCTACTACTGGAATGGCTATGGCCCGCTTTCGAAAAGCTTCTCGATCTCGAATTAGTTGAGGATCCATACGgaatgttttcttttatcCGGGCGTTTGTATCTTTGAGAACGTTTGACCGTTTGACCGTTTCTCCTTTCGGATTCGAGAGAAAGCTAGTAAGAATCCTCTCTTGTAACGAATTTGAGCAAAAGGAAAttgctttgatttctttttgataGGCATTTCGGCCGCGATCGCAAAAattccttctttctctcagCAAAGAaacttcttctttcagcGACGAAATGTTCAAAGCCACCTCACCTCAGCCTCGATCGAGTCACGAAAGTGCGTTGATCGGCGATCAATTGCATCTCTTCGGCGGAAGAAAGGGAAAATATCCCAAATATTCATATTTCCCCCGCAACGAAATTTGGACGTGTAATGtccaagaagagaagaaatggatcCGCCGTATTGCCCAAGGAAAGAATATTCCTCCTTGCTTCGGAGCACAATGCGTGGTCATCAATGGGATCATGTATTCGTACTGGGGATATAAGGAAGACGGGGATGAACTGGGAGAGGTGTTTGGTTTGGatctgaagaaaatgaaatggatCCAAGTAGCCACGCCCATCCATGGAAAGAAACCATGGCGACGCTACTACTGCTGTTTGTGGGCCATTGGAGGAAGAatgatcatgtttgggggaATCAGCCTAGACATTCCTCAAGATCGTCTCCAATCAGGAGCACAATTCGATGGGAGAGTGAATAATGAGATTTATGAATTTGTATTTGAAgagggaagagaaaaaggtaaatttCATGAATTGAGATCTGGGAATAATTGATATGTTGATGATTAGGATATTGGTTGGATGTTGAATTAAGTGGGAAAAGACCAAAACCACGTGGCGGTGCTGCCATGGAAACGATTGATCAACATCGAGGATTACTCCATGGAGGGTGGGATGGTGGGAAATCATTAGATGATGCatttgtgattgatttgaCAGAAAAGGTAAATCCTAATTAGGTTTGgcaataattaatgaattgtAATAGAAATGGATTTGCATCGATTTCCTTCCAAAACCATCCGCTCGACAATTTCACAGAATTTGTCGATTATCAAAAGAAGgattcaaagaaagaaattgctttcttctcattggcggGTCTATCAAAGACAACGCTTCAGACCACGCCTACATTCTTGACTTTGACATGAGAAAATCTTACGCGGTACGAAATCAGAgctattgatatcaaatTGTGATCATTTTTATTGTAGTTTT
Coding sequences:
- the LOC136196354 gene encoding uncharacterized protein — protein: MFKATSPQPRSVHESALIGNELHLFGGKKGKYPFLYFPRNEIWTCNVQQKKKWIRRVARGKNIPPPCEGARCVVINGIMYSYGGLKEDGGLLEEVFGLDPKKMKWIQVATPIHGKKPWQRYSCCLWAIGGRIIMFGGLSGDIPQDRLQSGAQCDGRANNEIYEFVFEEGREKGYWLDVELSGERPQPRESAATETIDQHRGLLHGGWNGRKLLDDAFVIDLREKKWICIDFLPKPSARHYHRICRLSKEGFKERNCFLLIGGGNRRDFSDHAYILDFDKRKSYEFHLNPEIAPIDFHTLHCVENQDGSARIIVTGGKDQERELKEILNEFTLNPSNESYMQIETQILPSAQLISTGPENESRNTRELERELEAMRMEVAKLRDERSQSHQVIEEQRRQFEEERMQKTRLEKERSRLVEQRTLLEVLNQSLEEEKIRLIEQRSGLETRCNSLSEKTDATHALEAQRTKLEIQCRDLQKEIVHLKEDLQTTKIELKAVRESRRQPIDSLATNPQRNSIDQGLHAARSNASSDREVDRKVTDEELQKLAPKLIDQWKEVSRRLTGEKESEAALEMKHRSNPKELVYSMLNSWHILNGSDATVKSICKALLKRPVIHRLAAEEVFGVSAVKKVLRDLGY
- the LOC136196353 gene encoding uncharacterized protein; amino-acid sequence: MASHAFLLLEWLWPAFEKLLDLELVEDPYGMFSFIRAFVSLRTFDRLTVSPFGFERKLAFRPRSQKFLLSLSKETSSFSDEMFKATSPQPRSSHESALIGDQLHLFGGRKGKYPKYSYFPRNEIWTCNVQEEKKWIRRIAQGKNIPPCFGAQCVVINGIMYSYWGYKEDGDELGEVFGLDLKKMKWIQVATPIHGKKPWRRYYCCLWAIGGRMIMFGGISLDIPQDRLQSGAQFDGRVNNEIYEFVFEEGREKGYWLDVELSGKRPKPRGGAAMETIDQHRGLLHGGWDGGKSLDDAFVIDLTEKKWICIDFLPKPSARQFHRICRLSKEGFKERNCFLLIGGSIKDNASDHAYILDFDMRKSYAFYLNPEIAPIDSHTLHCVENRDGSARIIVTGGEDREEQLKEILNEFTLGPSNESYMKIETQIIPSPQLISTKPQNESLNTWKFERELEEMRMELAKLQVERAQSNQVIQEQKGRLEEQRRQFEEEKIQKTRLEARYQSLEKERSRLVEQRTLLEVLNQSLEEEKIRLIEQRHGFETRCNSLRTKNHDLESEKADATHTFEAQRTKLEIQCRDLQKENAHLKIELKAVRESHCQPIDSPATNPQRSSIDQGPHAARSNASSDREVDRKVTDEELQQLAPKVIDQWKDVSRRLPGEKESEAALEMKHRSNPKELVYSMLNSWHICNGSDATVKSICEALLKRPVIHRLAAEEVFGVSAVKKVLRDLGY